The following are from one region of the Methanospirillum hungatei genome:
- a CDS encoding TrmB family transcriptional regulator produces the protein MIDESLLSDLKSIGMSEYEAKVYGILTALRVADAREIHEHTKIPRGRIYETLASLVQKGFVVSSGKSPAMYSPVDLTLIFERLKRESVSSLDQLCVRLKNLETESPEPLMQGYKLSTEWTRDNQIRMVLRRAKSEIIFLCNDKEFLKKYSIDIARAAKRVHVYLIVGKKELAEFAPVKCYMGGNDIESSFFHREMSEDSGLVIKLLLIADSRESISILEDNGILTGIFIFPDINARYLSKNFIQEIQPV, from the coding sequence ATGATAGACGAATCATTACTTTCAGACCTGAAAAGCATCGGGATGAGTGAATACGAGGCAAAGGTGTATGGTATTCTTACCGCTCTTCGGGTAGCCGATGCCCGTGAAATTCATGAACATACAAAGATACCCCGTGGCAGAATCTACGAAACCCTTGCGTCTTTGGTCCAAAAAGGATTTGTCGTGTCTTCAGGGAAATCTCCGGCCATGTATTCTCCGGTTGATCTTACCTTGATATTTGAAAGACTGAAACGGGAATCGGTGAGTTCTCTTGATCAGTTATGTGTTCGGCTGAAAAATTTAGAGACTGAATCTCCTGAACCGCTTATGCAGGGGTACAAACTCTCTACTGAATGGACCCGGGATAACCAGATTCGAATGGTTTTAAGAAGGGCAAAATCAGAAATTATCTTTCTCTGTAATGACAAGGAATTTTTAAAAAAATATAGTATTGATATTGCTCGTGCTGCAAAACGGGTCCATGTGTATCTTATTGTGGGTAAAAAGGAACTTGCAGAGTTTGCTCCGGTAAAATGTTACATGGGTGGAAATGATATCGAATCATCATTTTTTCACAGGGAGATGAGTGAAGATTCCGGCCTGGTGATAAAATTGTTATTGATAGCAGATAGTCGTGAATCCATCTCTATTCTAGAAGATAATGGAATACTTACTGGAATATTTATTTTTCCAGATATCAATGCCAGGTATCTATCAAAAAATTTTATCCAGGAAATTCAGCCGGTTTGA
- a CDS encoding sodium:solute symporter family protein: MAVDPVVTTILVLVYVAITLVLGYLGYKKTLHAEDYLLAGRDSHPVIIALSYGATFISTSAIVGFGGVAANLGMGLIWLTVFNIGIGILLAFVLFGKKTREKGAETGALTFPDLMGKIFRSPKLQLISGIIILLGMPLYTAAVLIGGARFLETTLSISYTTALIAFAVVVALYVIYGGLIAVMYTDAFQGAIMLIGMTVLLVLTYIYVGGVTAGHKALAAMSDLVPEALVGQGMTGWASMPELGSPIWFTLITTLVLGVGIGVLAQPQLVVRFMTAKENKSLNRAVLVGGPFILMMTGVAFTVGALTNVYFYQHVGKIAVDAAGGNVDSIIPLYINMATPDLFIVIFMLTLLSAAMSTLSSLYHTMGTALVCDIWGRGQKCAMSLRANQIGCIVMMIVSVALALAMPAGIIARATAMFMGLCASAFLPAFAVGVYARNPSKAGAVVSMIVGTVIWFIWTIFVHTAEAKVLGISQLLTGAVTILPAPWTVIDPLVIALPISLIVMVVYQLRDRKGTENPA; this comes from the coding sequence ATGGCAGTTGATCCGGTTGTGACAACCATCCTGGTTCTGGTGTATGTTGCAATTACATTGGTGCTTGGATATCTTGGATACAAAAAGACACTTCACGCTGAAGATTACCTGCTTGCCGGAAGGGACAGTCATCCGGTGATCATTGCCTTGTCATATGGTGCAACATTCATCTCAACATCAGCTATTGTCGGGTTTGGAGGTGTTGCTGCAAATCTGGGAATGGGCCTCATTTGGCTTACGGTATTTAACATTGGAATCGGAATTCTCCTGGCCTTTGTCTTATTCGGAAAGAAAACACGGGAAAAAGGAGCAGAGACTGGGGCTCTTACCTTTCCGGATCTGATGGGAAAGATCTTCCGGTCACCAAAACTACAGCTTATCAGCGGTATTATCATCCTGCTTGGTATGCCTCTGTACACCGCAGCGGTTCTGATTGGAGGAGCACGTTTCCTTGAAACAACGCTTAGTATTTCATACACCACCGCTCTGATCGCTTTTGCGGTTGTCGTTGCTCTCTATGTTATCTATGGTGGGTTAATCGCCGTCATGTACACCGATGCATTCCAGGGTGCAATCATGCTTATTGGTATGACCGTGCTTCTGGTGTTGACGTACATATATGTCGGGGGAGTAACTGCCGGTCACAAAGCACTTGCTGCCATGTCTGACCTGGTTCCGGAAGCACTTGTCGGACAAGGAATGACCGGATGGGCCTCGATGCCTGAACTAGGATCGCCGATATGGTTTACCCTTATCACCACCCTGGTCCTTGGTGTTGGTATCGGTGTTCTTGCCCAGCCACAACTTGTAGTCAGGTTCATGACCGCAAAAGAGAACAAGTCACTTAACCGTGCAGTCCTGGTGGGTGGACCATTCATCCTGATGATGACCGGGGTTGCCTTTACCGTTGGTGCATTGACAAATGTGTATTTTTACCAGCATGTAGGCAAGATCGCAGTTGATGCAGCCGGAGGAAACGTTGACTCAATCATCCCGCTCTACATCAACATGGCAACACCGGATCTGTTTATCGTCATCTTCATGTTGACCCTGCTCTCTGCAGCAATGTCCACTCTCTCTTCTCTCTATCATACCATGGGAACCGCCCTAGTCTGTGATATCTGGGGAAGAGGACAAAAATGTGCAATGTCCCTCCGGGCAAACCAGATCGGGTGTATTGTTATGATGATCGTCAGTGTTGCCTTAGCTCTTGCCATGCCAGCAGGGATTATCGCAAGGGCTACTGCTATGTTCATGGGCCTTTGTGCATCAGCATTCCTTCCGGCATTTGCTGTCGGCGTGTATGCCAGAAATCCCTCAAAGGCCGGAGCAGTGGTAAGTATGATCGTCGGGACAGTAATTTGGTTTATATGGACCATTTTCGTTCATACCGCTGAAGCAAAAGTCCTTGGAATATCTCAGCTTCTCACCGGGGCTGTCACGATTCTGCCAGCACCATGGACCGTTATCGATCCCCTGGTAATAGCCCTGCCGATTTCCCTTATTGTAATGGTAGTATACCAGCTTCGTGATAGGAAGGGAACAGAAAATCCGGCATAA
- a CDS encoding symporter small accessory protein, with translation MFSVFGITDPAIWGGYALAIGLAIACIIYGMINWNKGGRDHGS, from the coding sequence ATGTTCTCAGTATTTGGTATTACAGACCCTGCGATCTGGGGTGGGTACGCATTAGCGATAGGGTTAGCTATTGCCTGCATAATTTACGGAATGATCAACTGGAATAAAGGAGGAAGAGATCATGGCAGTTGA
- a CDS encoding CARDB domain-containing protein, with protein sequence MTIRTGWVLMIVFLAVFLPAQAAVNITSEGLIVSDTGYAGGSLTVIEVVKNAGDDDSGPVTISYYLVNESEGSATRVPIGSADLESITSGGDYSSVKTFLLPLDLADGAYRFVREVMGKETTQVQQKTVRIADPLPDGSDADLVGSGLIIPSRAGPGDQIRVIAAVENRGGSDAGKFYVDVYLTNRSVQAAEPMLLGTWEVGSVPATGQASTTRTFTVPRDILAGQYGILMDVDPGNLVPERDEGNNDWYRDGMIRIIAGGSQTISVPAFINTTTSIVVVTQDQNQTNQS encoded by the coding sequence ATGACCATTCGTACCGGATGGGTGCTGATGATAGTATTCCTTGCCGTTTTCCTGCCGGCCCAGGCTGCAGTGAATATTACATCAGAGGGATTAATCGTAAGTGATACCGGATATGCGGGTGGTTCACTGACGGTGATCGAAGTTGTAAAAAACGCAGGGGATGATGACAGCGGGCCGGTCACCATCTCCTATTATCTCGTAAATGAGAGTGAGGGGAGTGCAACACGGGTACCAATAGGATCAGCAGATCTGGAATCAATAACATCCGGAGGGGATTACTCAAGTGTAAAGACCTTCCTTTTGCCCCTTGACCTTGCTGATGGCGCATACAGATTTGTCAGGGAAGTTATGGGGAAAGAGACCACACAGGTTCAGCAAAAAACAGTCCGCATCGCAGACCCGCTCCCTGATGGGAGTGATGCAGACCTTGTGGGTTCAGGACTTATCATCCCTTCCCGAGCAGGACCAGGGGATCAGATAAGGGTGATTGCAGCAGTTGAGAACCGGGGTGGATCTGATGCAGGGAAATTCTATGTTGACGTCTACCTGACTAACCGGAGTGTACAGGCTGCAGAACCGATGCTCCTTGGTACTTGGGAGGTTGGATCGGTTCCGGCCACCGGACAGGCCAGTACAACACGGACCTTTACTGTTCCCCGGGATATTCTTGCCGGGCAGTATGGCATCTTAATGGATGTTGATCCGGGGAACCTGGTTCCTGAGCGTGACGAAGGGAACAATGACTGGTATCGTGATGGCATGATTCGAATAATTGCAGGCGGTTCACAGACCATATCTGTACCGGCTTTTATCAACACCACCACATCCATTGTTGTTGTCACACAGGATCAGAACCAGACAAATCAGTCATAA
- a CDS encoding DUF7123 family protein, translated as MILTKFSNNYNERQICLIDYLKSQMKPGSNFFKSKYIAKDTGLSSKEVGTNMAILSEICPEFKIERYSYSNSTTWLVTTPQV; from the coding sequence ATGATCCTGACAAAATTTAGTAACAATTACAACGAACGACAGATCTGTCTCATTGACTATCTCAAAAGCCAGATGAAGCCAGGTTCAAATTTCTTTAAATCAAAATATATCGCCAAAGACACCGGCCTCTCATCAAAAGAAGTAGGAACCAATATGGCAATCCTTTCTGAGATCTGTCCGGAGTTCAAAATAGAACGGTACAGTTATTCAAACAGTACAACCTGGTTAGTTACGACACCACAGGTATAA